The genomic region TAAATTTGTAGGTATTAACATTGAGGCATTTAATATGACACCCAAATAAATGTTGAAACCCAAATTTCTTACACCGAATAACAAGCCAAAGTATACCAATCCAATGCCAAAACCAAATACCATAGTTGCTATTATCCGTTGCAAAGCCCATCTTCTCTTAAATAAGTccttcatcaatttgtaaggATTAAGTTTTGATATTTCTTGACCAAGATGAATGCTAGATAGGTATGAGTCTAAACTATTGCCTTCTATAGATGCAAGTTTTCTCAATATTGCTTTGGCTTCTATGTCACGCCCTTCCGTGAAAAGCCATCTAGGAGACtcatacacaaaaaaataagcAATGATGCAATATAAGATTGCTGGAATGGAAGTCCAGAGATAGAGAAATTTCCATGATGAACCTTTGTTCAAATAGGCCACAGCTGGTAAGCATAGTAACCCGAGCGAAAACAAGATAAATGTCATTGTCCCTATTTGGCCACGCCATTTTTTTCCCACCCTCTCACTTAACAAAATCAGAGTGCATGTATTAATTGATGCACGACCAAACCCGCTTAAAAGTCTCAAGCTCGAGTACATCCAAATGTTCATCGAGAATGCTGTGATAAGCGAGGCAAAACACATTATTAGGCATGAGAGGAAAAGCAAGTTCTTCCtaccaaaatagaaatcacCAAGTGTAGCAAGACTGAATCCCCCAATTAAGTTGCCTACAAAGAAGGATGAAGCTGGAAGGCCTGTGATGAATGAACTAGCACATTCAAGACCCCATTCCGATATGATTGTCTTGTGAGAAGATTCATCCCAAGACCAAGCACCTTTTGGGAGTTGGCAAATATTGGAGCTTGGATTGCATGTTGTGTTGAAGTTGCAATGCCATTTTGGGTCAGCATCAGCAAAGATATTGATAAATGCTTGTTGTGCATCAAAAAACCCTAGGATTGCTACAAGGATGGCTTGAATGAATTGAGACCACCCAAAACTTCCTAAAATTTTTTCGATTGTCTCTTCTAGAGACAAGGAAGGAAGGTCTTGGTTGAGTCCTGGATTCGCTTGATCAGCAGAGTTAGTGCCCGTGAGATTATGGGCTGCAGTTGATATTTCCATAAAGCTCTGATGACTCTGGCTTGTAGGACTATTATTTAAGATCTGATGGTCTTGTGCCCATTAACCTCTATTAGGATAAAATTTGACTAACTCAACCATGTAATTAATAGCATCACAATGAATACGAATCATATGCCCACCTTTTGTGTTCTACATTATTTCCCACAAATCATGGTGTGCCATGATGATACATGGAATTTTGCCAACTCAATCATGGTAAGTCATGACAATACAAGCAACTTGCAACTATTTTTCAAAAGTgagagaaattattatttacaccGAGAGGATTGTTGATGCGGTCCTCCCTAACCAATGAAATGATGTCATTTACGTAAATATATGTGTGAGTTTCCTAATCagtacaagaaataaaaaaataaaaattaccaaataatatcacatttacataaataataacattttattgATTGGGAAGTCAGGGAGTACCACATCAGCAGTCTTCTTgatggacctaataatttcttcaaaactGGGTTTAGGCTTGTTCCTATCTCTCtttattctcaaaaacaaaattttaattaacttatatgttttacaatttatttaattgattgaTTGTTGGGCCGTACCTCAAAggttaattcaataattacgtTTGAATCCCCATTGTTTCCAAAAGGTCATATTCCCCTgtatattccaaaaaaaaaaaaaaaggattctcaaaaaaaaaaaaagtacaaaaaaaaaatgaatctgGTTTTCAGATTGTGACAATGTGGTCGAGGAATGACTAATTAAGTGactaaccctttttttttttaaaaaaaacctaagcTCCCAAATTTTCCCACAAAAAAATACGGTCATATTCATTTTCCGGTATGTTTTAACCTCCTACAAGACACTTagaaatgaaaacaaataatttgttttactttttggaATATAAATTTTCTATCTCACTTTTGTTTCCACTTTATGTTATACTAATTATGTTAttctatgttttatttttgttcattttcaattttacttattttaaatttttaaaaaaaagtcaacaaaaaTATTTGGTATACCATGATTAATGGAATATAAAGTGGAATAGAAAATTCGTATTCTGTAAAAATATACTTCAGTTGCTGAGAAAGCGTGAAAATACTATTGacctcttttaatttttttaggggTTTCTTAGTAATTTTCTGATATTTAAGACACCCAAAAAAGCTTCGTTATAACAAATACTTTAAAATCATTAGGACGTATGAATTCATCAATGACAACAGCTCAAAGATCACAATCATGAATCCTTCAAGAGTGTACCTATATGCTTTGAAACCAATTGAAAAGATTATGTTTTGACTCCTATGATTATTAATTAACGGATTAAATAACTTgcgctaattaatcaattatgtATTCAAGATAATCTTAGTTGATTTCCATAAACTAGCCTATCACCATATGaaaagcaataataataatgtgaaGGGGATAGAATATGATGACAAAGTGAAAAATCGATAAATCACATTctaatgctctgtttgtttcagcaatgatgttttccaaaaaatgattcttgaaaaatgaatcattttctataaaaatatttcattttccaatgtttggtaataattttaaatgagttgaaagaTAAACTCATAATTTCTCTTATATAGCTTGCTGTGAAATGgagttgttttctaaaaaaaattagtggaaaacaatctctaaaaataaatatactttttatgttgattaaagatagttttcctttgatttatttttttttatgctaccaaatactagaaaacacggaaaactatttttacataAGATTTTTCATCGAAACAAATAAAGTATTAAAAGAAAACCATTACAAGGGTTCCCTAACTTAAGAAAGAATTCACTAAATAGAATTGAAGTTCACAGTCTATGATAAATAGAATAAGTAATGCTACAaccataaactattttacatcATTTctacaaattgttgatatggCAAATTTTAACTAATTCTTATCCAGACCCaccactaacatcacatttatatatatcaataatcactcagcacatcaataatttgtataAGCTAGAGTTTATAAAGTAGTTTGTAACTTTAGTATTTTCCAAATCGAATTTACAATTACAAAAgtatacacaaattttttttaaaaaaaatacaattttacctgctaaaatttctttttggcAATTGACAACACCCAGAAACAGATAAATAGAACGAATTACAGCAGAAACAGAATTGTACATTTCATTGTTAAGGTTTTAGATAGTACAGTGAATAAACATTTCAAATTGTGACATTTAATTTGAATCATGAAATAAATCCATTTCGAGGATTATGAATTTAGGATAAGCTTTGATTTTAGTACAGCATAGAGCACAAAAAGTAATGGATCATGTTTATACTGATCtagtaaaagagagagagaaaaattaatCTTTCGTTACACGTAATTGAACTAATAATTTCAAATCCTTCATCTATGTCTAGAATGCAGCACATACATGAATGGTTACACAGAGTTTCAGCTAAGGCAAATTTCCAATTCGTTACacgtaattttctttttctttttttcctttttttttttttttagtgctgAACATGTTTTATCTGAAATGATGTGGCTTATggatttgacattttttttcaatggtttCTCAATGTTGGAAACTCATCTAaactagaattttattttttgaaaactggCCTAAAACGAAGGAAATGCAAACACTTTATTTCATCTTCAGATTTACAAAATGGTCAAAAGTGTGTATCATAGTTATGTTGTCGTTGTGTGGACAGTGGACAGTGGACACCATGTCTCCATGAGTTCAGTCTTGAGGGTCTTGTCTTGCAAGCACCCGAAACATTTCCAAGTTGTGActtgtgaattgtgatgtgAGTGATGAGTATAAATTAAATGAATTAGTTTACCACCGATGATGGTGCTTGTCACTGTAAAGCATCTGCAATTGCATTGACGCCTGGAAAGACTACGCCCATTACCATCTTGTCAAACTAACAAGTTATGCTAAGGTTCAGAGCAGAGAATAATAAGTAAGAAGAATTTATAagaataaaagtataaaacataACAGTAAgctccatttaaaaaaaataataataatacaataacGTCGGGTGTATTGTGTGAGATTTAATTATAGAGATGACTTATTAGTTAAGAGGGATTGTATCGAAAAAATCATGgctgaatttaaatttttagaacttagatgataaagttttatctaaattaaattattgttaaatcttgTCCCTTagtcaagagttttgtagcttaatatcctaataaattaaatattaatttaataagatacaacttgagaaaaaaaccaaaaacaaaaacctaggttctatggaatttgagtttataaatttttgtaatagactttttgtttgaaaagaacttaaatttattttaaattattgttaaatcatgcAACTTTAGGGGggggaacaaaaacaaaaacatgattattgttaaatcttatcccttagtcaaaacgtgaattttatttttagaaagaaaacttGGGTTTTTGTAtaggatttaagtttagaaattttttttaatagacttttagtttaaatagaatttaaatttattgaaatttaaattataaaactttacctaaattaaacagttgttaaatattatcctttaattaaagaaatatatcctaacaaaaaatatataattaattcaCTAATTAGTGAGAATAACCACTTGTCACAATCATGAAAGGCCGtgactgaatatatatataaaagatctgaaaattttaataatagacTTGTAGttataatagaatttaaatttctatatcTTAGATGATAAAGTtgtatctaaattaaattattatccttcactctacttttttttatggtgTCGTTCTAGACTTCTAGGTTCTCACTGATT from Castanea sativa cultivar Marrone di Chiusa Pesio chromosome 11, ASM4071231v1 harbors:
- the LOC142615619 gene encoding organic cation/carnitine transporter 2-like: MEISTAAHNLTGTNSADQANPGLNQDLPSLSLEETIEKILGSFGWSQFIQAILVAILGFFDAQQAFINIFADADPKWHCNFNTTCNPSSNICQLPKGAWSWDESSHKTIISEWGLECASSFITGLPASSFFVGNLIGGFSLATLGDFYFGRKNLLFLSCLIMCFASLITAFSMNIWMYSSLRLLSGFGRASINTCTLILLSERVGKKWRGQIGTMTFILFSLGLLCLPAVAYLNKGSSWKFLYLWTSIPAILYCIIAYFFVYESPRWLFTEGRDIEAKAILRKLASIEGNSLDSYLSSIHLGQEISKLNPYKLMKDLFKRRWALQRIIATMVFGFGIGLVYFGLLFGVRNLGFNIYLGVILNASMLIPTNLVTLFFIARWRRKGSLFALCIISGICSIICGVVGSGTEGIRIGFELASFFCAALAYNVMMIFVVELFPTSVRNSATTLVRQAVVFGSVFDPVLTSAGKRSKFLSFGTFGLTIFLCSFIVIILPETRGKNLCNTMDEQERMDHKIV